In bacterium, a single genomic region encodes these proteins:
- a CDS encoding phosphoglycerate kinase, translated as MKKLTIDQVSVQGQRVLLRVDFNVPLDDQLHITDDTRIRESLPTIKKILNDGGRLVIMSHLGRPKGKKNPSMSLKPCAAKLSELLGKPVQMAEDCVGEMVEKQSALLKNGEAMLLENLRFYNEEEANDPAFAQKLAKLGDVYVNDAFGTAHRAHASTEGVTQYFKQNVAGYLMEKEINYLGAKLENPKRPFVAIIGGAKISGKIDVIENLLKKVDTIIIGGGMAFTFAKVMGQEIGKSLFEAEKADLAKAILDKTKTGKAKLMLPVDAVVAKEFKNEAEHQSVTMNAIPADWMGVDIGPKTIDLFTNEILNAQTIVWNGPMGVFEMPNFAKGTKAVADALVKATQKGASTIVGGGDSAAAISEFGYEKQVSHVSTGGGASLEFLEGKVLPGLEALANA; from the coding sequence ATGAAAAAATTAACGATTGATCAGGTAAGCGTGCAGGGCCAACGTGTGCTCTTGCGCGTAGATTTCAATGTTCCACTGGATGACCAACTCCATATTACCGACGACACGCGCATTCGCGAGTCGTTGCCTACGATCAAAAAAATTCTGAATGACGGCGGACGGTTGGTCATTATGAGCCATTTGGGCAGACCCAAAGGCAAAAAAAATCCATCGATGAGTCTGAAACCATGCGCGGCGAAATTATCCGAGCTGCTCGGCAAGCCGGTGCAGATGGCCGAAGATTGCGTCGGTGAAATGGTCGAAAAACAATCGGCTTTGTTGAAAAACGGCGAAGCAATGTTGCTTGAAAATTTACGATTCTACAATGAAGAAGAAGCTAACGACCCGGCATTTGCGCAGAAGCTTGCAAAATTGGGCGATGTTTACGTTAATGATGCTTTTGGGACGGCTCATCGCGCGCACGCATCGACCGAAGGAGTGACCCAATATTTTAAGCAAAATGTTGCCGGATACTTGATGGAAAAAGAAATCAATTATCTTGGCGCGAAATTGGAAAATCCCAAGCGCCCATTTGTTGCAATTATCGGCGGTGCAAAAATTTCCGGTAAAATCGACGTGATCGAAAATCTGCTTAAGAAAGTCGATACGATCATTATCGGTGGCGGAATGGCTTTTACGTTTGCCAAAGTCATGGGACAGGAAATCGGTAAGTCGCTTTTCGAAGCTGAGAAGGCCGATTTAGCCAAAGCGATTTTGGATAAGACGAAAACAGGAAAAGCTAAATTAATGCTGCCGGTTGATGCAGTGGTTGCTAAAGAATTTAAAAACGAGGCCGAGCATCAGTCTGTCACCATGAATGCAATTCCGGCGGATTGGATGGGCGTGGATATCGGCCCGAAGACGATTGACTTATTTACGAATGAAATTTTAAACGCACAGACGATCGTGTGGAATGGCCCAATGGGCGTATTTGAAATGCCGAATTTTGCCAAAGGCACCAAAGCGGTTGCCGATGCTTTGGTTAAAGCGACGCAAAAAGGCGCTTCAACGATTGTTGGTGGCGGTGATTCAGCGGCAGCTATTTCAGAATTCGGGTACGAAAAGCAGGTAAGCCACGTGTCAACCGGAGGCGGCGCTTCCTTGGAATTTCTCGAAGGAAAAGTTCTGCCTGGATTGGAGGCGTTGGCCAATGCCTGA
- the tpiA gene encoding triose-phosphate isomerase, with protein sequence MRRKLIAGNWKMYKTPQEAMQLAKALKIKLTDIRKTDVAVCPPFIDIASVRDILKDSKITVGAQNMYLQKFGAFTGEISAPMIKDAGCEWVIIGHSERRQYFHETDESVNQKLKFAIAEGLRPIVCIGETLEQREKGETVNVISHQFTGAFKSMDATEFGKVVIAYEPVWAIGTGKNATAQEAEEVHKHIRSMIVNHYGQTLADATVILYGGSVKPENAQSLLACANIDGALVGGASLDAEQFIAIIRSAENLS encoded by the coding sequence ATACGGAGGAAGCTGATTGCCGGAAATTGGAAAATGTATAAAACGCCTCAGGAAGCGATGCAATTGGCAAAGGCGTTGAAGATCAAATTAACGGACATCCGTAAAACCGATGTAGCCGTTTGTCCACCGTTTATCGATATTGCTTCAGTAAGAGATATTTTGAAAGATTCAAAAATTACTGTTGGCGCGCAAAATATGTACTTGCAGAAATTCGGCGCTTTTACCGGCGAGATTTCTGCACCGATGATCAAGGATGCCGGATGCGAATGGGTAATCATAGGCCACTCCGAACGGCGTCAATATTTTCATGAAACGGACGAATCCGTCAATCAGAAGCTAAAATTTGCCATTGCCGAAGGACTTCGACCGATTGTATGCATCGGCGAAACTCTCGAACAACGAGAGAAAGGGGAAACGGTTAATGTCATTTCTCACCAGTTTACTGGAGCTTTTAAATCAATGGATGCGACGGAGTTTGGAAAAGTGGTTATTGCGTATGAACCCGTATGGGCGATTGGTACCGGCAAAAACGCTACAGCACAGGAAGCCGAAGAAGTTCATAAACATATTCGTTCGATGATTGTTAATCATTACGGACAGACGCTTGCCGATGCAACAGTAATTCTATATGGTGGTAGCGTGAAACCGGAAAATGCACAGTCATTGTTGGCGTGTGCAAATATCGATGGAGCTTTGGTTGGTGGAGCCAGTTTGGATGCAGAGCAGTTCATTGCAATTATTCGAAGCGCTGAAAATTTAAGTTAG
- the secG gene encoding preprotein translocase subunit SecG, with protein sequence MRMFVFLVVIHIIVSVLLVVAILMQSSKGGGLAGTFGGGGSTAFLSGRQAADTLTKATVVLAILFALLSIGLNVKGLRDTGADQGIIEKELEQQGGAPTLPAQE encoded by the coding sequence ATCAGGATGTTTGTTTTTTTAGTTGTCATTCATATCATCGTCAGCGTATTGTTGGTAGTTGCGATTTTAATGCAATCGAGCAAAGGCGGTGGACTCGCGGGTACTTTCGGCGGCGGCGGTTCGACGGCGTTTCTGAGCGGACGTCAGGCGGCGGATACGTTAACCAAAGCTACGGTCGTATTGGCTATTTTGTTTGCGTTGTTGAGTATCGGACTCAATGTGAAAGGTTTACGCGATACGGGAGCCGATCAAGGCATTATTGAAAAGGAACTTGAGCAACAAGGCGGTGCGCCAACATTACCGGCTCAGGAATAG
- a CDS encoding tetratricopeptide repeat protein yields MKTKLMYFITFLLMAVFSMSVIAQDNADEEYQRKLEAWKKQKEEIERQNQEKMNAMGAQKGAKARFKAGNDYFKQGDYAAAVREFQEAVKLDPNYQKAYANLGLAYRKLGDFQSAVTNYDKAINMPNGEKEIVTTAIKYKATLYVDTKEFKKAIETMDAYLKDNPNDDEVIYLKGKAMKDGLGQLKESIPVFQDALAKDANNAKAYLELVSAYNITGDFDSAVKNGLKGIEVSRDAETTAALNFELADAYRKSGNNTEAIKYYNNSKTSRRWRESAEYWLKNLGSK; encoded by the coding sequence ATGAAAACCAAATTAATGTATTTCATCACGTTTTTATTGATGGCCGTTTTCAGCATGAGCGTTATTGCGCAGGATAATGCTGATGAAGAATATCAACGTAAATTAGAAGCCTGGAAAAAACAAAAAGAAGAGATCGAACGGCAGAACCAGGAAAAAATGAATGCGATGGGCGCCCAGAAAGGTGCCAAAGCACGTTTCAAAGCCGGAAACGATTATTTCAAACAAGGCGATTATGCCGCGGCCGTGCGCGAATTTCAAGAAGCCGTTAAGTTAGATCCTAATTACCAAAAAGCATATGCGAACTTAGGTTTAGCATATCGTAAACTCGGCGACTTTCAAAGCGCTGTCACTAATTACGATAAAGCGATCAATATGCCAAATGGTGAGAAGGAAATTGTCACTACAGCGATTAAATATAAAGCCACTTTGTATGTTGATACCAAAGAATTCAAGAAAGCCATTGAGACCATGGACGCTTATCTGAAAGATAATCCGAATGATGACGAAGTTATTTACCTCAAAGGCAAAGCGATGAAAGACGGTTTGGGTCAACTGAAAGAATCTATTCCGGTATTTCAGGATGCCTTGGCTAAAGATGCCAATAATGCTAAAGCTTACTTGGAATTGGTAAGTGCTTACAATATAACTGGCGATTTTGACTCCGCCGTCAAAAATGGCTTGAAAGGTATTGAAGTATCTCGCGATGCCGAAACAACGGCGGCGTTGAATTTTGAATTGGCTGATGCGTATCGTAAGTCGGGCAATAATACTGAAGCCATTAAATATTATAATAATTCCAAGACCAGCCGTCGTTGGAGAGAATCAGCCGAATACTGGTTAAAAAATTTAGGCTCAAAATAA
- a CDS encoding DUF2007 domain-containing protein: MSELIEGWAVVRTVDYEHQADMICDLLAAAGIESTVLSQKDHMNVVWVGDLSAVKVLVPKEQLNAALEVVKDIELPEMALEEDADVGEEGDESEDEDENDES, encoded by the coding sequence ATGAGTGAACTGATCGAAGGTTGGGCCGTCGTCAGGACGGTCGATTATGAACATCAGGCTGATATGATCTGCGATCTCCTCGCCGCTGCAGGCATTGAGAGTACTGTCTTATCGCAAAAAGATCACATGAATGTTGTGTGGGTAGGCGACTTGTCGGCAGTTAAAGTTCTTGTTCCGAAAGAACAATTGAACGCAGCGCTGGAAGTTGTTAAAGATATTGAATTGCCGGAGATGGCTTTGGAAGAAGATGCGGATGTAGGTGAAGAAGGAGACGAATCCGAAGACGAGGACGAAAACGACGAAAGTTAG